In Desulfovibrio sp. TomC, the following proteins share a genomic window:
- the uvsE gene encoding UV DNA damage repair endonuclease UvsE, which yields MRFGLCCLFFEEKISFRTTTAKALLNLTVKTRLEKVSGICLHNAKSLLESVKTVHRLGIGAFRISSQFFPRMTHPVTGYRLEGLPEVEEINDLLAATKNFSKNNGIRLSFHPDQFILLSSPKDEVTENSIRELCCQADWADAIGADVINIHAGGVYGDKAQALERFSGAFKDLPKKVSSRLTLENDDVSYTVRDLLPVCHALSIPLVYDVHHHRCNPDGLTELEATDLAAGTWAAVKREQYCHVSSPKNGWGKGNPKPHADFIDPRDFPVCWLGREMTVDVEAKAKELAVVQLMGALGKER from the coding sequence ATGCGATTTGGACTCTGCTGCTTATTTTTTGAAGAAAAAATATCGTTTAGAACGACCACGGCGAAAGCCTTGTTGAACTTGACGGTCAAAACGCGCTTGGAAAAAGTTTCTGGAATTTGCCTCCACAACGCCAAAAGTCTGCTGGAATCTGTCAAGACGGTTCATCGTCTGGGCATTGGCGCTTTCAGAATCTCGTCCCAGTTCTTTCCCCGGATGACACACCCTGTTACGGGCTACCGGCTTGAAGGATTGCCTGAGGTTGAGGAAATCAATGACCTGCTGGCAGCGACAAAGAACTTTTCGAAGAATAATGGTATCCGACTAAGCTTCCATCCGGACCAGTTTATCCTGCTGTCCTCGCCAAAGGACGAAGTGACGGAAAATTCCATTCGTGAACTTTGCTGCCAGGCCGATTGGGCAGACGCTATCGGGGCGGATGTGATTAACATCCATGCCGGCGGCGTTTACGGGGACAAGGCGCAAGCTCTGGAGCGTTTTAGCGGAGCGTTCAAGGATCTACCCAAGAAAGTAAGCAGCCGACTCACGTTGGAAAACGACGATGTCAGCTACACGGTGCGCGATTTGCTCCCTGTGTGCCACGCGCTCTCCATTCCATTGGTTTACGACGTTCATCACCATCGGTGCAATCCGGATGGCCTCACCGAGCTTGAGGCCACGGATCTGGCCGCTGGAACCTGGGCAGCCGTGAAACGCGAACAGTACTGTCACGTTTCTTCGCCCAAAAATGGTTGGGGCAAAGGTAATCCCAAACCACATGCTGATTTTATCGACCCCAGGGATTTTCCGGTGTGCTGGCTGGGACGTGAGATGACCGTGGACGTCGAGGCGAAGGCTAAGGAGCTTGCGGTGGTCCAGTTAATGGGCGCACTGGGTAAGGAGCGGTGA
- the istA gene encoding IS21 family transposase: protein MTIKVLATKGATNSAVSRIVGVTEGAVRYHLNRDLDSNGNAKAFKAEAVREVIKHWIATKEHGQRPVNIKDLFEHLVLEYAYEGSYKSVLRYVRAHYPKPKIRTFRRVETPPGAQSQTDWGEFPGVRIAGETVDLHAFVMVLSHSRMPVVIWTRSENQLSWLKSHNEAYRRLGGVPAVNRIDNVKTAIARGAGAWGTINETYRAYALAVGFHIDACQPRAANAKGKVEAKVKLSRFLLDPRDKDWISLEALQAASDLLIERWAKQALCPATGKSVFDSWQDEVERLGKLPILPEPFDIAVTRPVRPDCSVSFEGRFYPVPFAHVGSQVEVRGCAGTVQILAEGRIIREFSRGTSQRVLTDQDCYEGEATDRVLPPPPLGKMGKRLQEIMEMDVEKRPIDLYAALAEVAR from the coding sequence GTGACGATCAAGGTGTTGGCAACGAAAGGGGCAACCAATTCGGCAGTTTCTCGTATTGTTGGAGTGACAGAAGGAGCTGTGAGGTACCACCTGAATAGAGACCTTGACTCCAATGGTAATGCAAAAGCTTTTAAAGCTGAAGCAGTCCGCGAGGTGATCAAGCACTGGATAGCGACCAAGGAGCATGGACAACGGCCGGTCAACATCAAAGATCTCTTTGAGCACCTCGTTTTGGAGTATGCCTACGAAGGATCGTATAAATCCGTCCTCCGGTATGTCCGTGCTCACTATCCCAAGCCTAAGATTCGGACTTTTCGTCGTGTCGAAACACCGCCCGGGGCGCAAAGCCAAACGGACTGGGGTGAATTTCCCGGGGTGAGGATCGCCGGCGAGACAGTCGATCTCCACGCTTTTGTGATGGTGCTGTCCCACAGCCGGATGCCGGTGGTGATCTGGACTCGGAGCGAAAACCAGCTGTCCTGGCTGAAGAGCCATAACGAAGCCTACCGACGACTCGGTGGTGTGCCCGCCGTCAACCGCATCGACAACGTTAAGACAGCCATTGCTCGTGGGGCCGGCGCTTGGGGGACGATTAATGAAACCTACCGTGCCTATGCCCTGGCAGTGGGGTTCCACATCGACGCCTGCCAACCCCGGGCCGCCAACGCTAAGGGCAAGGTCGAGGCGAAGGTAAAGCTCTCCCGTTTTCTCCTTGATCCTCGGGACAAGGACTGGATTTCCCTTGAGGCGCTCCAGGCCGCAAGCGATCTGCTCATAGAACGCTGGGCGAAACAGGCGCTGTGTCCGGCCACGGGTAAAAGCGTCTTCGATAGTTGGCAGGACGAGGTAGAACGCCTTGGCAAGTTGCCGATCTTGCCAGAACCTTTCGACATTGCCGTAACCAGGCCTGTCCGGCCGGATTGCTCGGTGTCTTTTGAGGGACGATTTTATCCGGTGCCGTTTGCTCATGTGGGGAGCCAGGTCGAAGTGCGTGGCTGTGCCGGCACGGTCCAGATTCTGGCTGAGGGTCGGATCATCCGGGAGTTTTCGCGCGGGACTTCCCAAAGGGTGCTGACTGACCAGGACTGCTACGAAGGCGAAGCCACGGACAGGGTTCTGCCTCCGCCCCCTTTGGGGAAAATGGGGAAACGTCTCCAGGAAATCATGGAGATGGACGTGGAGAAGCGGCCGATTGATCTGTACGCGGCCCTGGCAGAGGTGGCCAGATGA
- a CDS encoding efflux RND transporter periplasmic adaptor subunit, protein MVIAFVLIHLYFRPISVRVVEPAAQEALQVFALGTVEARVLSKVGFKVNGLLRELKVDHADEVRAGQLLALLDSGEQENQVAKALANLDKAQANLNLAKASLKKSRTNLALKQQQSHRRQELKNKDVLAGEEAEVSLAAAQTAEAEVLLSEAEMAAAAAAVKDAEAQLGLSREVLSQHLLVAPYDAVIIGRHKEIGTIMQAGEPVFTLVNPCTVWVRAFVDEAKAGYIEVGQPVEVRLRSLPGKRFPGKVARIDLESDRVGEERRIYVTWCDCPRDFHLGEQAEVVINSGLLDKVVLVSETLVFERDGSSGQIWTLEQGQLNKRRVIFGQSTLDGRLPVIQGMPEGAQVLAALPSGLRQGRKATVQSGGTP, encoded by the coding sequence ATGGTCATTGCCTTCGTGCTGATTCACCTTTATTTTCGCCCAATTTCAGTCCGAGTCGTTGAACCGGCCGCACAGGAGGCGCTCCAGGTCTTCGCCCTGGGCACTGTGGAAGCGAGAGTACTTTCCAAGGTAGGCTTCAAGGTAAATGGATTGCTTCGTGAATTGAAGGTTGACCATGCCGACGAGGTAAGGGCGGGGCAGCTTCTGGCGTTACTGGACAGCGGTGAGCAAGAAAATCAAGTAGCCAAGGCCTTGGCCAACTTGGACAAGGCTCAGGCTAATCTCAATCTGGCAAAGGCAAGTCTAAAGAAGTCCCGCACCAACCTTGCCCTGAAACAGCAGCAAAGCCACCGTCGCCAAGAGCTAAAAAATAAGGATGTTCTTGCTGGAGAAGAGGCCGAAGTTTCATTGGCCGCAGCGCAAACAGCAGAGGCAGAAGTGCTTCTGTCAGAGGCAGAGATGGCTGCGGCGGCAGCTGCCGTAAAGGATGCTGAAGCTCAGCTCGGCTTATCTCGGGAAGTCTTGTCCCAACATCTTCTGGTGGCTCCATACGATGCCGTGATTATTGGCCGCCACAAGGAGATTGGCACAATCATGCAGGCAGGAGAGCCGGTCTTCACATTGGTGAATCCCTGCACAGTATGGGTCAGGGCTTTCGTGGATGAGGCCAAGGCCGGCTATATAGAAGTTGGACAGCCGGTTGAGGTGCGACTACGCTCCCTTCCTGGAAAACGATTTCCCGGCAAAGTTGCGCGTATTGACCTGGAAAGTGATAGGGTCGGCGAGGAACGACGTATTTACGTAACCTGGTGTGATTGCCCCCGCGATTTCCATCTCGGCGAACAAGCAGAGGTGGTGATCAATAGCGGCTTGTTGGATAAAGTAGTGCTGGTTTCAGAAACACTCGTTTTTGAACGAGATGGTAGTAGTGGCCAGATATGGACTTTGGAACAAGGGCAACTCAATAAGCGCCGGGTGATTTTCGGGCAAAGTACGCTGGATGGTCGTCTTCCGGTGATCCAAGGGATGCCTGAGGGAGCCCAGGTTCTGGCAGCCTTGCCGTCCGGCCTGCGCCAAGGGCGGAAGGCCACGGTACAATCCGGAGGCACCCCATGA
- a CDS encoding tyrosine-type recombinase/integrase — MNHLTARQNLPASIQPQMVEEIPYLLPDQVAALTTAFQEWFDDAAIRPSTRKTRGRYWLAFLFLRFTGARLGEVLSLNDVNDIDYRAGDVKLVTLKRHAKTDHAGRKTKSVPVRLVPVPPSIISELATYLAQYPDQRGRVFMLDQGNMRRVFYDRAEEANLPRSLSHPHVLRHTRAIEMTRLSVPLTGVQSILGHSSLNTTAIYTRLSNHETKQILHQVGLI, encoded by the coding sequence ATGAACCACCTGACAGCTCGCCAAAATCTCCCGGCCTCCATTCAACCGCAAATGGTCGAAGAGATCCCTTACCTTCTTCCGGACCAGGTCGCCGCCCTGACCACTGCCTTCCAGGAATGGTTCGATGACGCCGCCATCCGTCCCTCCACCCGGAAAACTCGTGGGCGTTATTGGCTGGCGTTTCTCTTCCTTCGCTTCACCGGGGCCAGGTTGGGCGAAGTGCTTTCACTTAACGATGTTAACGATATCGATTACCGCGCTGGTGATGTCAAGTTGGTAACGCTCAAACGCCACGCGAAGACAGACCATGCTGGACGGAAAACCAAATCCGTCCCCGTGCGGCTCGTGCCGGTGCCGCCGTCCATCATATCCGAGCTTGCAACATACCTAGCCCAATATCCTGACCAACGTGGTCGTGTATTCATGCTAGATCAAGGAAACATGCGCCGGGTCTTTTATGACAGAGCCGAGGAGGCGAATTTGCCTCGTTCTTTGTCTCATCCTCATGTCCTCAGGCATACACGGGCTATCGAAATGACGCGCCTCTCCGTTCCGCTTACGGGCGTACAATCCATTTTGGGACACTCGTCTTTAAATACAACAGCGATATACACCCGATTGAGCAACCACGAAACCAAACAAATCTTGCACCAAGTTGGTTTAATATAA
- a CDS encoding ABC transporter permease produces the protein MNLAVRDIRHNLGRFVLTCLGLSLLLGLVLSMIGIYRGLVEEALSLSRAPGADLWVVEAGKRGPFAESSRIPGDTREVIASLSQVVSTGSMTYQSVEAMHNGNKLRLYVVGYEPGRPGGPVKIFSGRYMTRSHYEMLVDSKSGLMLGEQVRLGRNIFTVVGLTRNQVSSGGDPVAYITLRDAQRLQFELEPPVARREAERGTSPVGTDIVNAVVAKVAPGTTPDRVVEAVGRWKHLTGLSQSAQEEILTKSVVDKSRRQIGLFTVILLVVSAVIISLILYTMTMDKVREIATLKLIGAPDRTIVGLIIQEAVAMAVIGFSLGALLINLTRDFFPRRVILLPQDGLALAIVVLFLCVLASGMGVRLALKIEPSVALGG, from the coding sequence ATGAATCTGGCGGTGCGCGATATCCGGCACAACCTCGGCCGCTTCGTACTGACGTGTCTGGGACTCAGCCTGCTGTTGGGCCTCGTGTTGTCTATGATCGGCATCTACCGAGGGTTGGTTGAAGAAGCCTTGTCCTTGTCCAGAGCACCAGGAGCCGATCTTTGGGTTGTGGAGGCAGGGAAGAGGGGTCCTTTCGCGGAGTCATCACGAATACCTGGCGACACCCGCGAAGTAATCGCCAGCCTGTCGCAGGTGGTGTCAACAGGCTCCATGACGTATCAATCCGTGGAGGCTATGCATAATGGGAATAAATTAAGACTTTACGTGGTTGGATATGAACCAGGGAGGCCAGGAGGACCTGTAAAAATATTTTCTGGGCGCTACATGACCCGTAGCCACTATGAAATGTTGGTCGACTCGAAAAGCGGACTTATGTTAGGTGAGCAGGTGCGTCTTGGGCGCAATATTTTTACTGTAGTAGGCTTGACCCGAAATCAAGTTTCTTCAGGCGGCGATCCTGTCGCCTATATTACGTTGCGAGACGCCCAGCGCTTGCAATTTGAATTGGAACCCCCGGTGGCCCGACGTGAGGCCGAACGCGGCACTTCACCGGTCGGCACGGATATCGTCAACGCCGTGGTGGCCAAAGTCGCGCCAGGAACGACCCCGGATCGGGTGGTCGAGGCAGTCGGACGTTGGAAACACCTCACCGGATTGAGCCAGTCGGCTCAAGAGGAAATTCTGACCAAGTCGGTGGTGGACAAATCCCGACGCCAAATCGGACTCTTCACAGTAATATTGCTTGTCGTTTCGGCGGTGATCATCTCGCTCATCCTCTACACTATGACAATGGATAAAGTACGGGAGATCGCCACGCTCAAACTCATAGGTGCGCCGGACAGAACCATTGTCGGACTCATCATTCAGGAAGCCGTCGCCATGGCCGTAATCGGCTTCTCACTGGGAGCACTGCTCATCAACTTGACCAGGGATTTCTTTCCTCGTCGAGTGATTCTTTTGCCGCAGGACGGATTAGCTTTGGCCATTGTGGTGCTCTTTTTATGTGTGCTTGCCAGTGGGATGGGGGTGCGCCTTGCACTCAAGATCGAACCTTCAGTGGCTTTGGGAGGATAG
- the hcp gene encoding hydroxylamine reductase produces MYCFQCQETAKNTGCTVKGMCGKPEETANLQDLLIFVLRGIAVYGEGLKDLGQSDRSNDNFVLQGLFATITNANWDDARFEGMIEDGLKRRDALKTKFYEAYKAKHGKEFSDPLPDAATWSGPSSSFTEKAKAVGILATGNEDVRSLREFLIIGLKGVAAYAEHAAILGFRKPEIDEFMLEALASTTKDLSVDDMVGMVMKAGEVAVTTMALLDEANTSSYGHPEVTHVNIGVGTNPGILISGHDLKDMDELLKQTEGSGVDVYTHGEMLPANYYPVFKKYKHLIGNYGGSWWHQNPEFEAFNGPILLTTNCLVPLKKDNTYLGRLYTTGVVGYEGATHIPDRPTGGAKDFSAMIAQAKKCAPPTELEKGAIVGGFAHHQVMALADKVVEAVKSGAVKRFVVMAGCDGRQKSREYYTQVAEALPEGTIILTAGCAKYRYNKLNLGDIGGIPRVLDAGQCNDSYSLAVIALKLKEVFGLDDINKLPISYDIAWYEQKAVAVLLALLFLGVKGIRLGPTLPGFLSPNVAKVVIEKFGLKPIGTVQDDIAAMMTGQ; encoded by the coding sequence ATGTACTGCTTTCAATGCCAGGAGACGGCAAAAAACACGGGCTGCACCGTCAAGGGCATGTGTGGAAAACCCGAGGAGACTGCCAACCTTCAAGACCTTTTGATCTTTGTGTTGCGCGGTATTGCCGTGTATGGCGAAGGACTCAAGGACCTAGGGCAGTCTGACCGTTCAAACGATAACTTCGTGCTTCAGGGTCTGTTCGCCACGATTACCAACGCCAACTGGGATGACGCTCGTTTCGAAGGCATGATTGAAGATGGTCTGAAGCGTCGCGATGCGCTCAAAACAAAGTTCTATGAAGCCTACAAAGCAAAGCATGGGAAGGAATTCAGCGATCCTTTGCCCGACGCCGCCACCTGGAGCGGCCCATCTTCCTCTTTCACCGAAAAAGCGAAGGCCGTGGGCATTTTGGCAACGGGAAACGAGGATGTGCGTTCCTTGCGGGAATTCCTTATCATCGGGCTCAAAGGCGTAGCCGCCTATGCCGAACACGCAGCCATACTTGGATTCCGTAAACCAGAAATCGACGAATTCATGCTTGAGGCTCTGGCATCAACAACTAAAGACCTGTCTGTGGACGACATGGTCGGTATGGTGATGAAAGCCGGTGAAGTGGCCGTGACTACCATGGCCCTGCTGGACGAGGCCAACACGAGTAGTTACGGACACCCGGAGGTAACCCATGTCAATATTGGCGTAGGCACGAACCCGGGCATCCTCATCAGCGGTCATGATCTCAAAGACATGGACGAGCTGCTCAAGCAGACCGAGGGTTCGGGCGTGGATGTCTACACCCACGGCGAGATGCTCCCGGCCAACTACTACCCGGTCTTCAAAAAATACAAACACTTGATCGGCAACTACGGCGGCTCCTGGTGGCACCAAAATCCCGAGTTCGAAGCCTTCAACGGCCCCATCCTGCTGACCACCAACTGTCTGGTGCCGCTCAAAAAAGATAATACGTACCTCGGCCGCCTCTACACCACAGGGGTAGTCGGCTACGAGGGTGCCACGCACATCCCGGACCGTCCGACCGGCGGGGCCAAGGATTTCTCGGCCATGATCGCCCAAGCCAAGAAGTGCGCGCCGCCCACGGAACTAGAAAAGGGAGCCATCGTCGGAGGTTTTGCCCACCACCAAGTCATGGCTCTGGCCGACAAGGTTGTTGAGGCCGTCAAGTCCGGCGCTGTCAAGCGCTTCGTGGTAATGGCCGGTTGCGACGGCCGTCAGAAGTCCCGCGAATACTACACTCAGGTGGCCGAAGCTCTGCCGGAGGGTACCATCATACTCACGGCGGGCTGCGCAAAGTACCGTTACAACAAGTTAAACCTTGGCGACATCGGCGGCATCCCGCGCGTGCTGGACGCTGGCCAGTGCAATGACTCCTATTCCCTGGCTGTCATCGCCCTGAAGCTCAAAGAGGTCTTCGGTCTCGACGACATCAACAAGCTGCCCATTTCGTATGACATCGCTTGGTACGAACAGAAGGCCGTGGCCGTGCTCCTTGCCCTCCTGTTCCTCGGAGTAAAGGGTATCCGGCTCGGCCCCACGTTGCCGGGTTTCTTGTCCCCGAACGTGGCTAAGGTCGTCATCGAGAAGTTCGGCCTGAAACCCATAGGCACGGTACAGGACGACATCGCGGCCATGATGACAGGCCAGTAA
- a CDS encoding TetR/AcrR family transcriptional regulator: MLALVAELGPACATTQAVADRVGITQAGVFRHFPAKKDLWLAVADWLVMEAQARWAKARKSEKSPLAGIRCVIEAQFEFIQQTPAVHSLIFSRELHAQNEELRRSFNSMGTVFHALLTDLAKQAQAAGELSSDFAPHEIANVLLTLPSGLATRWSLSGRTFNLAKEGTRLLEILLYGMSKVH; this comes from the coding sequence ATGCTTGCCCTGGTTGCCGAATTAGGGCCTGCATGTGCGACCACCCAGGCGGTGGCCGATCGGGTAGGCATTACTCAGGCTGGCGTGTTTCGGCACTTTCCGGCGAAGAAAGATCTTTGGCTTGCCGTGGCGGACTGGCTAGTTATGGAAGCCCAAGCACGCTGGGCTAAGGCACGCAAATCCGAAAAAAGTCCTCTCGCGGGAATAAGGTGCGTCATAGAAGCGCAGTTTGAATTTATTCAGCAGACTCCAGCGGTCCACTCTCTGATATTTTCACGTGAACTCCACGCGCAAAACGAAGAATTGCGCCGATCTTTTAACTCTATGGGCACGGTGTTTCATGCCTTGTTAACCGATTTGGCTAAGCAAGCTCAAGCCGCAGGCGAGCTGTCAAGTGATTTTGCCCCTCATGAAATAGCCAACGTACTGTTGACGTTGCCGTCAGGCCTAGCCACACGCTGGTCACTTAGCGGGCGCACTTTCAACCTCGCGAAAGAAGGCACACGGCTTTTGGAAATCTTGCTGTATGGTATGAGCAAGGTCCATTGA
- a CDS encoding ADP-ribosylglycohydrolase family protein, producing the protein MSIYCALVARSFKEGVILAVKHGGDSDSTGSRKYCLQNPK; encoded by the coding sequence ATTTCAATCTACTGTGCATTGGTCGCTCGGAGTTTTAAGGAGGGAGTCATCCTGGCCGTCAAACATGGCGGCGATTCAGACTCGACCGGATCTAGAAAATATTGTTTGCAGAATCCTAAATAA
- the istB gene encoding IS21-like element helper ATPase IstB, whose amino-acid sequence MNGRVDIDTVRDAFSRLGLTFAAEALAEALNDAVKEELPPHTVVNRLLTVELERREERRIRTALKLSGLPPGMTLGNFDFSFQPSIERSRIETLSTCAFVRQRETILIQGPPGTGKTHLSVALGVKAVGNGFSVAFYTLDALLHAARRDADRPPQRLKGLKYHKSSLLIIDEMGFQPLSRSDASLLFRVVNYRYDKGSTIITTNKSVKDWPEILAGDEVMATAILDRLLHRSHVLNVTGRSYRLKDLENMLK is encoded by the coding sequence ATGAACGGGCGCGTGGATATCGACACGGTTCGGGACGCCTTCTCCCGCCTGGGCCTGACCTTCGCCGCCGAAGCCCTGGCCGAGGCGCTTAACGATGCTGTCAAAGAGGAACTGCCCCCGCATACGGTCGTCAATCGGTTGCTGACTGTGGAACTCGAACGCCGTGAAGAGCGACGAATACGCACAGCGCTCAAGCTCTCCGGGTTGCCGCCGGGCATGACGCTTGGGAACTTCGACTTCAGTTTCCAGCCGAGCATCGAGCGCAGCCGGATCGAGACACTCTCCACTTGCGCCTTTGTGCGGCAGCGAGAAACGATTCTGATCCAAGGGCCGCCCGGGACGGGAAAAACGCACCTGTCCGTGGCGCTGGGCGTGAAGGCGGTGGGAAATGGTTTCTCCGTTGCCTTTTACACCCTGGACGCACTCCTACACGCGGCCCGCAGGGATGCAGACCGACCTCCTCAGCGGCTCAAGGGGTTGAAATATCATAAATCGTCTCTTCTGATCATCGACGAAATGGGCTTTCAGCCTCTGTCGCGGAGCGATGCGTCACTGCTGTTTCGAGTGGTGAATTACCGCTACGACAAGGGGAGCACGATCATCACCACCAACAAGTCCGTCAAGGACTGGCCGGAAATCCTGGCCGGAGACGAGGTGATGGCTACGGCGATCTTGGACCGGTTGCTGCACAGGAGCCACGTTCTGAACGTCACGGGGCGCTCCTATAGGCTCAAGGACCTGGAAAACATGCTCAAGTAG
- a CDS encoding MucR family transcriptional regulator: protein MIDKEIWAEALNLAKDQLRHGKVHFSELEVVTKSIYEKLDSLRCGPVIDITAEPVKAIEAQRHEKTRKCVRCALCGAEYKTLTKKHLASHGLTREEYMKKFDVKKKDMSVKVTRKTTSGEDNPLKQMQMVMKEFSVARGEVKKFVTDKGFDGLKGLAAAAKEKNVGIIELLQGSAESKKK, encoded by the coding sequence ATGATCGATAAAGAAATTTGGGCTGAAGCTCTCAATCTTGCCAAGGACCAACTCCGCCACGGGAAAGTCCATTTTAGCGAACTCGAAGTTGTCACCAAGAGCATCTACGAAAAGCTTGATTCTCTGCGGTGCGGGCCGGTTATTGATATCACCGCCGAACCTGTCAAGGCGATTGAAGCCCAGCGCCACGAGAAGACTCGTAAGTGCGTCAGGTGTGCCCTCTGTGGTGCGGAGTATAAAACTCTCACCAAAAAGCATCTTGCTTCTCACGGCCTTACCCGCGAAGAGTACATGAAGAAGTTTGATGTCAAGAAAAAGGACATGTCCGTTAAGGTGACGCGTAAGACCACTTCTGGCGAAGACAACCCCCTGAAGCAAATGCAAATGGTGATGAAGGAATTTAGCGTTGCCCGGGGTGAAGTCAAAAAGTTCGTCACGGACAAGGGCTTTGACGGCCTCAAGGGACTGGCCGCTGCCGCCAAAGAAAAGAACGTGGGCATCATTGAGCTACTGCAGGGCAGTGCGGAAAGCAAAAAGAAATAA
- a CDS encoding PhnD/SsuA/transferrin family substrate-binding protein yields MKASPVLVLFLFFFLTNGLANAEESCNLRFAPLPMESREAIVKQFKPMFIYIQEKTGCKIEFEYSDDYVEILNKMKSNSVDLAYLGPLPYVILKKEYDDVSPVVLFKESSGEPSYTCCVIDNANSKTDLSTLKNSKVALTQPLSTCGYLSTNGIMRDNGNSLSNNLYKYLDRHDDVALAVARGEYSVGGLKTAIAKKYTHLGVNIIAETDKLPGFALVVNSRTVSQEVISKIHNALISLQPKGKDSELLASWGANIKFGTSPASDKDYDQVRKLLGNESIPSTGNF; encoded by the coding sequence ATGAAAGCATCGCCAGTCCTTGTATTATTCTTATTTTTTTTTCTTACTAATGGATTAGCTAATGCTGAAGAATCTTGCAATTTGAGATTTGCACCACTTCCAATGGAAAGCAGGGAAGCCATTGTTAAACAATTTAAACCAATGTTTATTTATATCCAAGAAAAAACTGGATGTAAAATTGAATTTGAATATTCTGATGATTACGTAGAGATCTTAAATAAAATGAAATCAAACTCAGTTGACTTGGCATATCTAGGGCCTTTGCCTTACGTGATTTTAAAAAAAGAATACGATGATGTGTCCCCAGTTGTGTTATTTAAAGAATCATCGGGAGAACCAAGCTATACATGTTGTGTGATTGATAATGCAAATTCAAAAACAGATTTATCTACGCTGAAGAATTCAAAAGTAGCATTGACTCAACCCCTGTCTACTTGCGGATATTTGTCAACAAACGGTATTATGAGAGACAATGGGAATAGCCTCAGTAACAATCTATACAAATATCTTGACCGGCATGATGATGTTGCGCTTGCGGTTGCGCGAGGAGAGTATAGCGTTGGTGGCTTAAAAACTGCAATAGCAAAAAAATATACACATCTTGGGGTGAACATAATCGCAGAAACAGACAAACTGCCTGGATTTGCACTTGTTGTTAATAGTAGGACAGTTAGTCAAGAGGTGATCAGTAAAATTCATAACGCGTTGATTTCTCTCCAGCCAAAAGGCAAGGATTCTGAGTTGCTTGCGTCTTGGGGTGCGAACATAAAGTTTGGAACCTCTCCAGCAAGCGACAAAGACTATGATCAAGTACGAAAACTTCTAGGAAATGAATCAATTCCATCTACCGGAAACTTTTAA
- a CDS encoding ABC transporter ATP-binding protein: MNMSTLGTPLVTISNLSKSFGQGDARVDALKQVTLQVYAGQVVGLLGPSGSGKSTLLNIIGCILEPSSGRMELDGQVVYDGKWLQGDLRRLRLDRIGFIFQFHNLLPFLNAIENVAVVLEIANTSAMSARQRALELLSYLQVEHRCETMPSRLSGGEAQRVAIARALANRPHIILADEPTAALDSERAGVVMDLLRKVAAEQGAAVLVVTHDEKIFDRFDQIFYLRDGMLTEMNGTGK; encoded by the coding sequence ATGAATATGTCCACCCTAGGGACACCTTTGGTAACCATCAGCAATCTTAGCAAATCCTTCGGACAGGGAGACGCGCGAGTCGATGCACTGAAGCAGGTCACGCTGCAGGTGTATGCTGGCCAGGTGGTGGGGCTACTTGGTCCGAGCGGTTCCGGAAAAAGTACCCTGCTCAACATCATTGGTTGCATCCTGGAGCCAAGCAGCGGGCGCATGGAACTCGACGGGCAAGTGGTCTATGATGGCAAATGGCTACAGGGTGATTTGCGTCGCCTGCGTTTGGACCGAATCGGGTTCATCTTCCAGTTTCACAACCTGCTTCCTTTTCTGAATGCCATTGAAAATGTTGCTGTAGTTTTGGAAATCGCCAACACAAGTGCTATGTCAGCCCGCCAGCGTGCTCTTGAGTTGCTCAGTTATCTCCAGGTAGAACATCGCTGCGAAACAATGCCGTCAAGGCTTTCCGGAGGTGAAGCGCAGCGTGTGGCCATTGCTCGTGCGTTGGCTAACCGTCCTCATATCATCCTGGCTGATGAACCCACTGCCGCTTTGGATTCTGAACGTGCTGGCGTCGTGATGGACCTGCTGCGCAAGGTAGCAGCGGAGCAGGGAGCTGCGGTATTGGTCGTCACCCATGATGAAAAAATTTTCGACCGGTTTGATCAGATATTTTATCTTCGCGATGGGATGCTGACGGAGATGAATGGTACGGGAAAATAA